DNA from Pelobacter propionicus DSM 2379:
CCAGCAGAGAACGACTCCGCCGACACAACACCCCTGTCCGGGAGAGCCCTTCCCGCCGCCATAGGGCAGCAACGCAGAGGAAGTCACCGTTGTGCCGGAGCAAATATTATGTCTTTTTTTAAATAGCGTTGACATTAAAGCATTTATACACTAATCATAAAAAATACATCAACCTGATGACGGGAGGTTCACATGAACTCGAATGGGCTGCATCTCAGAGGCCGCCAGCTTCTGGTCGACGCGCTTGTGGCGATAGCCGAACAGGGAAACCTGACCGACGCGGATATAGCACTGATCAAGGCCCATGAACTGGACGACATGGTCAAGGACAAACTGTTTCGACGCGCGGCAAGCAGCAGCGACATTGACAGGCTGTTTGACGCGATACCGCTTGCGTGGGAAGCACGGGATAACTGATCCGCCGATACGTTCGAAACCTCGCACAGCCCTCACCCCTCAGTCACACCTACTCCGCCATCCTGTTCCTGAAGATCACCACCGCCGCGACAAAGGCGATCAGAGCCGCGGCAAGCACCTGCAGCGCGAAAACGGTTGAGAAATCGCCGCCGACCAGGGCATGACGAGCGCCCTCGAACAGGGCGGTGGTGGGAAACAACCGCACCCAGGGAATCAGCCGTTCGGGATAGGAGGAGAGCGGAAAGAACAGGCCGGACATGAAGATCAGCGGCATGACCAGCACCGCCTCCACCTTGCCGATGGTCTCCGGCTTGTCCATGACGGTCCCGCTGATCACCCCGGCGCAGGAAAAGAGCGCCGAACCGGGGAGCAGGAAGGCCAGATAGGCCAGCAGGTTGGCAGGATCGAAACGGAAGGGTGTGATGGCGAAGATGACCAGGGCCACAGCCAGCCCCTTAATCAGGCCATGGCTGAAGCCGGAGAGGATCTTGGCCACCACGATTTCCCAGACGCCGATGGGAGTGACCCGGTAGGACTCCACCGTGAACTGCACCCTCCGGTGGAACCAGAGGCTCCAGACGCTTTCGTTGTAAGCGGCGTTGACAGCGGTCATGGTGATGAGCCCCGGCGCTATGAACAGGCTGTAGGGCACCCCCTCCACCAGTCCGATGTACCCCTTCATGCCGATGCCAAAGGCCAGGTACATGGTCAGTGGGTAGGCAACAATCGCCACCAGTTCCGACCAGATACTGCGCCTGAGCACCAGCATGTCCCGCCGCCAGATTGCCAGATATCCCCGCGGCATCAATTGCGCACCCCCGCACCGGTCAGGCTGATGAACACGTCTTCCAGGGTCCGCTCCTTAAGCGAGATGCGCCGCACCGCCGCGCCGCGCAGGGCCGAGACCAGCTCGGAGAGACATTCCCAACTCTCCAGCCGCACATCAACCACCCTTCCCGTCACCACCATCTCCAGCACGCATGCCATGCTTCCCAGGATTTGGGCATGACGTTCCGCCTGCTCCTCGAATTCGATCTCGTAGACCGTGCCGCCGGAGAGACGTTCCTTCAGCTCGCTGGTGGTCCCCTGGGCGATCATCCTGCCGTGGTCCATGATGGCGATGCGGTCGCAGAGGTGCTCGGTCTCCTCCAGGTAGTGGGTGGTGAGGAAGATGGTCATGCTCCCCGCCAGGGAGCGCACATACTCCCACACGGCGCGGCGGGACTGGGGATCCAGGCCGGTGGTCGGTTCGTCCAGGAAGAGCAGGCGGGGCTCGTTCAGCAGTGCCCGTGCCACCACCAGTCTGCGCTGCATCCCGCCGGAAAAGGTGTCGGGAAAGTCCCCCTGCCGCCCGGTCAGCCCCATCAGCTCCAGCAGTTCGTCGATCCGGGGACGGAAACGGCTGGCCGGCATTCCGTGCAGACGGGCATGCAGCTCCAGGTTTTCCCGCGCGGTAAGGTAGCGGTCCAGGCTGTTCTCCTGGGAAACCACGCCGATCAGGGCGCGGATTTCCCGGCCATGGCTGCGGGTATCCATTCCCTGGACAAATGCCTCGCCGCTGCTCTGACCCATGAGGGTGGTCAGGATGCGGATCAGGGTGGTCTTGCCGGCGCCGTTGGGTCCCAGCAAGCCGAAGATGGTTCCCTGTTCCACCTGCAGGTCGAAGCTGTCCAGGGCGGTCAGCCTGCCGTAGCTCTTGGTCAGTCCATGGGTGCGAAGGGCGATGGTCATGGAAAGCCTATAGCACACAACGACGGGAAAAGGCACCCCTTCCCTGCCGCGGCAAAAAATGGTTGACGCCACATTCCTCGGCTGGGTATGCTTTTGCGTCAATCTGCCAGGGAAACGGGACGAAATCATGTCACTCATGGAATGGGACGGCACCTACAGCATCGGCATCAAGGAACTGGACGACCACCATCAGCACCTGTTCATGCTGATCAATCGGGCATTCGACGGCTACAACCGGGGAATGGGCGATGCAGCAGTCAAGAAGCTGCTGGATGAATTGCTGGAGTACGCCACCTACCATTTTTCGGCGGAAGAGATGCGCATGGGTGAGGACGCCTACCCCGGAATAGAGGAGCATTACAGGCAACACAAGCTTTTTGTGAACAAGGTGGCCGAACTGATGGAACTGTACAAGGCGGTGGGAAGCAGCATCCTGACCAGCACTCTCATGTTCATGAACACCTGGCTAACCAGACATATCCTGCAGCACGACAGGGAGTACGCCCGCTACTGCCTGGAACAACCCACAGCACCAAAGAGACCCACGGCAACGGCCTGACACGCCGGATCATCTTGTACCCGCTCCGAGCAACGGATCAGGACGATATATCCCGGTGGAGCCCCCCACCTCCGACATCAGCGGTGTGGGGACCGATGACAGCGTTCTTATCAATGCCGGACTGGCAATGGCCGCAGGTCCCTCAGGCGTGGCACAATCGACCTGGCCGGCAGATTCCTTGACAGATGCCCCGCCTTTTCCTATACCTTGTCTTCATGAAGAAAATCCTGATACTGTTCGCCCATCCACGCTACGAGATCTCAAGAGCCAACCGCGCCCTGCTGGAGCCGCTCCATGACCTGGAGCAGGTCACCATCCACGACCTGTACGAACAGTACCCAAGCTTCAACATCAACAGCGCCCGGGAGCAGCAACTGCTGCTGGCACACCAGATCATCGTCTGGCAGTTTCCCTTCTACATGTACAGCGCACCGTCCATGATCAAGCAGTGGATCGATCTGGTGCTGGAGCACGGCTGGGCCCACGGCGCCGGCACCAGGGCGCTGGAAAACCGAACCATCTTCGCCACCGTCACCACCGGCGGCAGCCGCGAAAGCTACGCCCCCGACGGCTTCAACCGCCATACCATGGGAGAGTTCCTCGTCCCCTTTCAGCAGACGGCCCTTCTCTGCGGCATGCACTACCTGCCCCCCTTTCTGGTGCAGGGAACCTACCGGCTTACCGACCCGCAACTGGCGCGCTTCGTCGACCAGTACCGCGACTTGCTGATCCGCCTCTCCCAGGCACCGCCTACCCCGGGTGAGTTGTCAGGCATGGAGCGGCTCTACGACTTGAGCGCTCCCCTCCCCCCCACGCCCCATGACTGACGGCATTCTGGGACAGGCCATCGTCTACCTGGCCGCCGCTCTTCTCTGCGTGCCCCTGGCGAAACGAATCGGCATGGGCTCGGTGCTCGGCTACCTGCTGGCCGGCGTACTGATCGGCCCCTTCTGCCTCGGCTTCATCGGACATGAGGGTGAAGATATCATGCACTTCGCCGAGTTCGGCGTGGTGATGATGCTCTTCCTGATCGGTTTGGAACTGGAGCCGGCCCATTTCTGGAGAATGCGCGGCACCATCCTGGGGCTGGGAACGCTCCAGATCGTGCTGACCACCCTCGCCATGGCCCTGCCGCTCTCCCTGCTCGGTTTCAGCTGGCAGTCGGCCCTTGCCTCCGGCGTGGCGCTCTCCATGTCATCCACGGCCATCGTACTGCAGACGATGAAGGAAAAGGGGTTGACCCAGACCAGGGCCGGAACCGGAGCGTTCGCCGTGCTCCTCTTCCAGGACATTGCCGTCATCCCGATCCTCGCCCTGCTCCCCTTCCTGGCCATGGGGGGCAGCACTGCCGACGGCATGGAAAGCACGCTCCTCCAGGGACTGCCCGGCTGGATCAGGGCCAGTTCGGTCCTGGTGGCGGTGGTAGGGGTGATCATCCTCGGCCGCTACGTGATCGTCCCCTTTCTGCGCATCATCACCCGCACCAGCGTGCGGGAACTGTGCATCGCCGCGGCACTGCTGATCATCGTCGGCATCGCCTTCCTGATGAAACAGGTGGGGCTGAGCCCGGCCCTGGGCGCCTTTCTGGCCGGGGTGCTCCTGGCCAACAGCGAGTTCCGCCACGAACTGGAAAGCGATATCGAACCGTTCAAGGGGTTGCTCCTGGGGCTGTTCTTCATCGCCGTGGGGGCGTCGATCAACTTCGGGCTATTGCTGGACGACCCGGCCAGGCTGTTCCTGATGGTGCTGGCGGTCTTGCTGATCAAGGCCTGCGTGCTTCTGGCTGCGGGGAAGATCTTCCGTTTCTCCTTTGACCAGAACAGCATCTTCGCCCTGGGGCTCTCCCAGGTGGGCGAATTCGCCTTTGTGCTTTTCAGCTTCATTAACCGCCTGGGGATACTGGACTCCCCCAGGACCGACCTGTTCATGGCCGTCACCGCCATCAGCATGACCCTGACCCCGCTCCTCCTGCTGCTCAACGAGCGCTTGGTGCTCCCCCGTTTCGGGACCCTGGAGCAGGAACGGCGCCAGCCGGACCAGATCGAAAGTGTCCACCAGGTCATCATCGCCGGTTTCAACTCCTTCGGCAGCACCTTGGGGCGTTTCCTGCGGGCCAACGGCGTGGAAGCCACCATCCTGGACAACGACTCCGACCAGGTGGACCTGCTGCGCAGAATGGGTTTCAAGGTCTTCTACGGGGATGTCAGCCGCCTGGACATCCTGCGCTCGGCGGGCGCCGAACAGGCCCGTATTCTGGTTGTAGCCATCGACAACCCCTCCATGACCCTCGATCTGATCGAAAACGTGAAGAAACAGTTCCCCAACCTGACCATCATGGCCCGCGCCGGAAACAATCTGGATGCCCACGAGTTGCTGGACCTGGATGTACGCCACATCTACCGCGACTTCCTCGACACTGCCGTGCGGGCCGGGGTGGATGTGTTGGCCGCCCTGGGGCAGCGGCGCTTCAGCGCCACCCGCTCGGCCCAGGACTTCATCAGGTACGATGAGGATGCAATGGTCAGGCTGGCTCCCCACCGCCATGATCAGTCCTCCTACATCTCCAACACCAGGGAACAGATCCGGCTGCAGGAGCAACTCCTGGCAAACGACCGCGAACGCAACCGCCTGCGGCACGACCATGCCTGGGACAACACCAGCCGCGAAATGCCCGACTGAGTCTCCCCGTCCTCCCGACACCTCGGCCACACACCCCCGTGCCCCCATTGAGAGTCCACACTCCAGGCTGTTACATGAGGCATGTTCGGGACGATTTGTAATGTGGCGGCTCGGTAGTACACTTGTAGCGTTCGTTCTCATGAGACGCCGCCGGAGAGTCACCATGGATACTTGCCACACACTTCACGACATGCGCACGGCGCTGACCGAACTGGAAGAGGCGCTGTCAGGCCTCGACACCCCGGACGTGACCATTCGACAACTGGAAGAGGCGCTGCAACTGATGCGCAGGGCTCGGGCAGAGCTCCAGCCCACAGTAACCTGCACGGAAGCGCCTTTCAGGGCGCCGAAGGATGGCGGTATGGAGCGGTGCTCCACATACGACCGGGAATACCGCACCCTGCTGCCGGATGGCAAGGTGCGTTGGATCAACACCCAGGGTACGACCATCCCCAATCCCCAGGGGCATGGGCAGCCCATGACCGGCATCAGCATCGATGTCTCCGACCGCCAGCGGGCGGATGATTCGCTGCGCCGCAGCGAAGAACGCTACCGTTCCCTGGTGGAGCTTTCCCCCGACGCCGTCTTCATCAACCTCAAAAACCGCATCGTGTTCGTCAACCCGGCGGCGGTGCGCCTCTTCGGCGCCGCATCGGCCCAGCAGCTCCTGGGCAAGAGCCCCTTCGACCTGATGCACCCCGACTGCCACGACGTGATCCGTGCGCGCATTGAACAGCAACGCGCGGGCCAGATCGCACAGCTGATAGAGGAAAAGGTCCTGCGCCTGGACAGCAGCGTTATTGATGTGGAGGTTTCCGCGGCCCCGCTCAACACGGAAGAGGGAACCGCGTTCCAGGTCATCCTGCGCGATATCAGCGACCGCAAAAGAGCTGAGCAGGCCCTGGCTACGGCCAAGGAGCAGGCCGAGGCGGCCAGCCGCGCCAAGAGCGAATTTCTGGCCAACATGAGCCATGAAATCCGCAGTCCCATGAACGGCATCATGGGCATGGCACAGCTCATGGAGTACACCGAACTCACCGACGAGCAGCGGGAATACCTGAATGTGATCAGGTCATCCTCCCATGGCCTGCTCTCCCTGATCAACAACATACTCGATCTCTCCAAGATAGAAGCGGGCAAAATCGAACTAGAACGGAGTGATTTCAGCCTGCGGGCCAGCATCGACGACATCGTCAAAGCCCACCTCTCCCAGATTCACGACAAAGGGCTCACCATACGCACCGACATCCCGGCCGCCGCGCCGGACACCCTGATCGGCGACCAACTGCGCCTGAAACAGATCCTGCTCAACCTTCTGGGCAATGCCATCAAGTTCACCTGCCGGGGAGGCATCGGCATCTCGGTCGCTGTCAGCGAGCGCCGCGACGAAAGAGTCCGGCTGAGAATCGACGTAACGGACACCGGCATCGGCATCCCCACCGATGCCATGGAGAGAATCTTCAAGCCGTTTACCCAGGCCGACTCTTCCACCACGCGGCAGTACGGCGGAACCGGTCTCGGCCTCTCCATCTGCAGCCGCCTGGCGGAGTTGATGGATGGCAAGATCACAGTGGAAAGCAGGGAGGGCAGCGGCAGCACCTTCTCGGTCCATCTCCCCTTCGCGGTCAGTGGAACCGCCATGGAGCGCCGAAGTGGCGGCAGCAGCCAACGGGCGCGCGCCAGCTGGGATGGTCCGGCGTTGCACATACTGCTGGTGGATGATTATGAGATGAATCTGCTGGCTGTCACACGGCTGCTGCAGCGCCACGGTCACACCGTGGTTCCGGCTCGCGATGGCGCGGAGGCCGTGCAAAAATGGGAGCAGGAAGCATTCGACGCGATCCTGATGGATATACAGATGCCGGTCATGGACGGCATGGAGGCTACGCGGACCATCCGGCGCAGGGAAGCGGGGACCGGCAGGCACACGCCGGTTATCGCGCTTACCGGGCGTGCCCTCCAGGAGGAGCAGGACGAGATCATGGGCCAGGGTTTCGACGGTCATATCTCCAAGCCGATCCAGTTGGGCATGCTGTTCCAGGAGCTGCGCAGGTGCCTGCCGCATGCAACCAAGGAGGAGGAAACGATCCTTCCGTCAAAGGAGACTCCCTCGACCGTTGTCGACAGGCAACTACTGGCAAGGCTGCTGGGCAAGATGGAGCTCCTGCTGTCCAGCCACAATCTGGCGACCATCGATTTGCTCTCCGATATTATGAAAACAGCGCCGCCTACCGCTGCGCTGAAGATCTTCCGGGACCATCTCAAACGCTTCAATTTTGACGGGGCATTGGGCTGCCTGGACGAGCTGTACCGCGAGTTCGATATTACACGTGAGACGGGAAACTTCCATGGAGAGACAGAGAATCCTGATCGTCGATGACACCCCGGAGAACCTCCAGTTGCTCTACCGCACTCTCAGGGACGAGTATGACCTCTACGGAGCCACCAATGGCAGGGAAGCGCTCATGATCGCAGCGGCGCAGCAGCCCGACCTGATACTCCTCGATATCATGATGCCAGAGATGGATGGCTATGAAGTCTGCCGCCGACTGAAGAGCAGCGAAGAGCTCAGGGATGTGCCGGTACTGTTCCTGACGGCCCTGTCCGAGGACAGCGATGAACTGCGCGGCCTGGAGATCGGGGCGGTGGATTACATCACCAAACCGTTCAAGACCGCCGTCGTCAAACGGAGAATCGACACCCACCTCGCCCTGAAGCGCAAGACGGACCAGCTGGCCCGGAGCAATGCGGAATTGCGCGAGGCCCTTGAAAACGTAAGGGCACTGTCCGGCCTGCTGCCGATCTGTTCGAGATGCAAGAAAATCCGCGACGACCAGGGGTACTGGAAACATGTGGAAACCTATATCAGCCTGCATTCCGATGTGCTCTTCAGCCACGGCTACTGCCCGGAATGCGCCGAAAAGGCCATGGATGACCTGAAGGTCCAGATGGAGCGCTACCCTCCCCGATCCCCGTCCACGGATGAGACAGACAGGTGGTAACACCCTGTCCGTGTCCCACCCCGCACGTTCGACTGCTGTTCACGGCTAGAGGCCGTTGATACAGACAGTTCCCGTTTTTTTCTCACCGCTGTCCCCGATCTTCTGCTACATTCGCCGGACCCCATTCCCCTGTCTGGCCCTGGGCATATCCACCGCAAGCAGGGGAATACCCAGGAGAGTGACCCCTGTACCGAACGTGGAGGCGACCATGAAGCGCTCCGGATTGACTATCACCTGCATGCTGCTGTTACTGCTGCTCGTTTCGGGCCGGGTGTCGGCCGAGACCCACCAGGAGCTGGTGGAGAACTATATCGACCTGTCCGGCATGGGGGAGATGCTGCGATCGCTCCCCACCGAGATGGACGCCCTTGCCTCCCAGAGGAGCCTGACCTCCCGGCATCCCGATGTCGAGTCACGTGTCTACCGGATGGTCAGGGAGAGCTTCGACGTCCGGAAAGCCAAGCAGAGCCTCTCCGCCTACCTTCTGCACCACACGGACACATCCTATGTCGAGGACATCCTACGCTGGCTGAACACCCCCCTGGCCAGAAAAATAACCCGTGAAGAACTCAGCGCCTCGGCATCGGGGCAACAGGCAAATATGCTGCACTATCTGGCCGACCTGCAAGCAACCCCGCCACCGCAACGGAGAATCGCCCTGGTGCAGGAAGTGGAACGGGTGACGCACCTCTCCGAACTCACCACCCGTATCGTCATGGAGGTCACCAGGGGGATGATGGAGTCGATCAACCTGGCGCTTCCGGAGGGTGACCGCGAACCGCTGGACGACAACCTAGAAGAGATGGAGACCATGGGACCGGTGATCCGGGAGGGGTTCCGCCAGCAGATGATACTGACCTCGTTCTATGCCTACCGGAATATCAGCGACAAGGAGCTGGCCGACTACATCGGCTTCTACGACTCCGACCTGGGCCGCAGGGAAATCAGAATCACCGGGGACGCGCTGGGCCATGTGCTGAGGGAATGGTTCGCAGAGTTCGGCAGGAGGCTCGCCGCTGCCGCGAAAGACGAGTCCGGGAAAACCGGGCAGACACCACAGGATCCCACGCCCAAGGAGAGCACCCCATTTTGAGACTCGTCACCATTTCATGCCTGATCATGGCCAGCATCGCCGCTGGCTGCGCCCTGAAGACGCTACCAGCGGTCACCGTCAAAATACCAACCAGAACGATAGAGTACTCAAGCGAAGTCAAACCGATACTGGACAAGCGCTGCACGGTCTGCCACTCCTGCTACAATTCCCCCTGCCAGCTGAAGCTGGACTCCTTCGAGGGAGCTGACCGGGGCGCCAGCAAGCGGGCCATCTACAACGCCGCGCGCCTCACCACCATGGATCCCACCCGCCTGTTCATCGACGCCCGTACAACCGAGGAGTGGCGCAAAAAACAGTTCTTCAGCATCACCGACAGCAGCGTGGGAAATGGTCTCAATGATTCGATCATGATCCAGCTGCTCTCCCACAAGATGAAGAACCCCGCAAGCAGTGGCGAGTACCATGCCGAGGCCGATGACCTGACCTGCTCGGAAAACCGGAACGAGCTGGCAGGCTATCTGGATAAACACCCCAACAACGGCATGCCCTTCGGCTTTCCCCCCCTGAAACAGGACGAGTTCGACATCATAGCCGGTTGGCTGGTGCAGGGAGCCAGGGGACCCACCCCTGACCAGCAAGCGCAACTGGTCACCCCCAAACCAGAGGATGCCCGGGCCATCCTGCGCTGGGAATCGTTCCTCAACCAGACCGACCCAAAGCACGCCATGACCGCCCGCTACCTGTACGAGCATCTGTTCCTGGCCCACATCAACTTCGCCACCGGCAGCAACGAATTCTTCGAACTGGTCCGCTCCCGAACCGCTCCCGGACAGCCGGTGGAGGTGATACCCACGGTGCGCCCCTATGACGACCCCGGCCCGGAACCTTTCTTTTACCGCTTCCGCAAAATTCACTCCACCATCGTCCACAAGACCCACATGGTCTTCGATCTGGACGATGCCCAGTTTCAGCGGATCAACGAGCTGTTCATCCAGCCAGAGTGGTTGCAGACGCCCCACACCATGGGCTATGAGCCGGTCATGAGCGCCAACCCCTTCACGGCCTTCGAGCAGATTCCCCCCCGATCGCGCTACCAGTTCCTGCTGGACAACGCCCACTACATCATCATGACCTTCATCCACGGCCCGGTCTGCAAGGGTCAGATCGCCCTGAACGTTATCGACGACCACTTCTGGGTCATGTTCATGGACCCGGACCACGACCTGAGTGTCGCCTATCCCGGTTTCCTCAGGCTGCACGCCGGCAAGCTGCGCATGCCGATCGAAAAGGGGAGCAACCAGCACATCTTCTCGGCGCTGACCGACGAGCACCGCAAAGCGGTGATTGAATTCTACCGGGCCAGGCAGGACTACTACGCCGCCCACTACTATGCCGGGTTGGACTACGATTTCATCTGGAAGGGGAATCGGCCTGCCGATGCGCCGCTTCTGACCGTGTACCGGCATTTCAACAGCGCCTCGGTGCACCGGGGCATACTGGGCAGCCTGCCCAAGACCATGTGGGTCATCGATTACCCCCTGCTGGAGCGCATCTACTACGCCCTGGTGGCCGGCTTCGACGTGTACGGCACCGCCGGACATCAGCTTGCCATCCGGCTCTATATGGACGCGCTGCGCGTGGAAGGGGAGAGCAACTTCCTGGATTTCCTGCCCCCCGCCAAGCGCAAGGCGATCATGAAATCCTGGTACAAGGGGGTCGAGCTGAAGAAGGTGAACTACTACCCCTCGCTCCTGCCGGCCGGGATAGTGTTTACCAGCGACGACCCCAAACGGGAGTTCATCGAGCAGCTGGTGAACCGGCACCTGCTCCCCGCCAGCGGGATTGCCTTCGACCCGATCAACTATCTCCCCGCCGGGACAGCCTATCCGCAACTGCCGCACAACTACGAAAAGCGGGAGGACTATTTGCGGGCCTTCACCGCCCTCTCCCGCCCCGGAACCCCCTTCTTCTCCCTGATCAAGGAGACCGACGCCAACCTGGCCTACGTGAGAATACGGCTCAAAAACGGCAGGGATATCGCCGGATCCATCGTCATCAACCGCTGGCACGACAACGTGGCCTTCATGCTGGGGGAAGACGACAGGCTCGATGCGTCAAAGGACAGCGCCGACTTCATACCGGGGCTGATCGGTTCCTATCCCAACTATTTCGTGGATGTGCGCGAGGAGGAGCTGCCCGACTTCTTCGACCTGCTGGCCAATTTCAGCGGAAGCCGACGGGACCTGGAGCGGGTGGCACGCTACGGCGTAAACCGGGCCGACGACCGTCTCTGGGAAGCATACGACTGGTTCCAGATGCGCTTCATGAAGGATGAACCGGTCAAGGGGGGACTGTTCGACCTGAACCGCTACTTCCACCGGGCGCGCTGAACAGCCATAGTAGAGATAATGGGGAGACTTCAGACCCGGATGGAGAAGGCCTGCATCAGGGCCTGCCTCTCCTCCGAGGTTACCGGCTGGGAGAGTGTCCGTGCGTCCTGGGCTCTGTTCTCCCCCGGCTGGACGGACGAGATGGTCACGCTGTCTTCGACTTCCGTCGCGGTCGGTTGAGCCGCCGCCAGTTTCTTGGCGCGTTCGCCATCCCTTGCGGCCCACCGCTTCATCCGCTGGTACTCCGCCGATAGCGGCGAAGAAATGATCTTCAGTTTTGTTGGTGACATGATCTCCCCAAGGCATTGCATGCGTCCCGTTTCGGGCGGCGCAGAGCATGCTCCATGAATATGCAGGCAATGTGGAGATAAAGAGGAAATCGGCGCCCGGTGGCGGAGCAGCCGATACCAGTTGGAATTTCAGGGCGCTTGACACCCCCTCCTGGTTTTACGACTTCCATACCAGTCTGATTGCGGCGGCGCAGAAACAGGCCAGCGACAACCAGCCAGCAACGGGATGGGCCATCCCCCGCAGGTAGAAGGCCAGGGCCACCAGCAGGGCGACCCAGGCCAGCTGTCGCAGCCAGACCTGCACGGGGCGCACCAGGGCGCGGCGGTCCTCGTCGGTCAGGCGTACGATCAATTCACCCTGCTGCAGGGTGTCCACCAGATGACGGGCCCTGACCATGGTCAGCGGCAACTGGGCCAGTTCGTGCACCACCACCCCCCACAGGCTGTCGCGCTCGCCCAGGGCGCGGGTCAGGTTGGCCTTGAGGATAGGCAGTACATCCTTGATGCCATTGAAGTTCTCGATATAACGGGTGCCCAGCCCCTCGATGATAGAGCTTGCCCGCATGACATAGATGATCTCCTGGGGCAGTTTAAAGGGGTACTCTTTCAGGGTTTCCATCACGCCGAAGGCCAGCTCCTGCATGGAGGTGGCCTTCAGGTGCTCGTTGTCGAAGATGCTGAAGAGATCTTCCGTCAATCCGGTCAACTCCTCACGGGGGGCGTTGTCGGTAATGATTCCCAGCTTGCGGGCCGCATGTACCAGCATTTCAAAATCCCGCTCGCCGGCGGCCTTGACCACATTGATCATGGCCAGACGGGTGGCGTTGGAGATCCTGCTGACCATGCCGAAATCAAGCAGCACCAGTTCCCCCCCCGGGGTAACCAGCAGATTGCCCGGATGCGGGTCGGCATGGAAGAGCCCCTTGACCAGCATCTGCTCGGTGTAGAACAGCACCAGCTTTTCCATCAGCCCCTCGAAGGGGATATTCAGGCGGCTCAACCCTTCCCGGTCGTCGAAGCGCACCCCCTCCTCGAAACTCATCACCAACGCATCGCGCGAGCAGTAGTCGGGCCAGGGAACGGGCAGTCGAACAGACGAAGCGGCATAGATCTGACGGAACCGCTCCAGGTTGGAAAGTTCGACCCGCATGTCCACCTCCTGCAGGATGGTACGACGGAACGCCGCCAGCACCGCTTCGATGGAGTTGCGGGTGTATTCAGAAAACAATGGCTGCAGCAGGGCCAGAACCCACCCCAGCAGGCGAATGTCCTCGCGCACCACCAGTTCGATCCGGTTGCGCAACAGCTTGACCGCCACCAGTTCGCCATTGTGCAGTCGGGCGCGGTGAACCTGGCCGATGGAGGCGCATGCCAAGGGTTCCTGGTCGAAGCTGCCGAAACAGTCCCCCTTGCCGAAAGCCCGGCCAAAGACCTCCTGAAAATCCTGGCGCGGCATGGGCGAGAGCTGGTCATGCAGCTGCTGCAGGGCCCGCAGGTAGCTTGCGTCGAAGAAATCCGCCCTGGTGGCCAGCACCTGGGCCAGCTTGATGAAGCTGGCTCCCAGCCCTTCGATGGCCGCCACCAGCACTCCCGGCGC
Protein-coding regions in this window:
- a CDS encoding monovalent cation:proton antiporter-2 (CPA2) family protein, with the protein product MTDGILGQAIVYLAAALLCVPLAKRIGMGSVLGYLLAGVLIGPFCLGFIGHEGEDIMHFAEFGVVMMLFLIGLELEPAHFWRMRGTILGLGTLQIVLTTLAMALPLSLLGFSWQSALASGVALSMSSTAIVLQTMKEKGLTQTRAGTGAFAVLLFQDIAVIPILALLPFLAMGGSTADGMESTLLQGLPGWIRASSVLVAVVGVIILGRYVIVPFLRIITRTSVRELCIAAALLIIVGIAFLMKQVGLSPALGAFLAGVLLANSEFRHELESDIEPFKGLLLGLFFIAVGASINFGLLLDDPARLFLMVLAVLLIKACVLLAAGKIFRFSFDQNSIFALGLSQVGEFAFVLFSFINRLGILDSPRTDLFMAVTAISMTLTPLLLLLNERLVLPRFGTLEQERRQPDQIESVHQVIIAGFNSFGSTLGRFLRANGVEATILDNDSDQVDLLRRMGFKVFYGDVSRLDILRSAGAEQARILVVAIDNPSMTLDLIENVKKQFPNLTIMARAGNNLDAHELLDLDVRHIYRDFLDTAVRAGVDVLAALGQRRFSATRSAQDFIRYDEDAMVRLAPHRHDQSSYISNTREQIRLQEQLLANDRERNRLRHDHAWDNTSREMPD
- a CDS encoding bacteriohemerythrin; this encodes MSLMEWDGTYSIGIKELDDHHQHLFMLINRAFDGYNRGMGDAAVKKLLDELLEYATYHFSAEEMRMGEDAYPGIEEHYRQHKLFVNKVAELMELYKAVGSSILTSTLMFMNTWLTRHILQHDREYARYCLEQPTAPKRPTATA
- a CDS encoding NAD(P)H-dependent oxidoreductase; the encoded protein is MKKILILFAHPRYEISRANRALLEPLHDLEQVTIHDLYEQYPSFNINSAREQQLLLAHQIIVWQFPFYMYSAPSMIKQWIDLVLEHGWAHGAGTRALENRTIFATVTTGGSRESYAPDGFNRHTMGEFLVPFQQTALLCGMHYLPPFLVQGTYRLTDPQLARFVDQYRDLLIRLSQAPPTPGELSGMERLYDLSAPLPPTPHD
- a CDS encoding ABC transporter permease yields the protein MPRGYLAIWRRDMLVLRRSIWSELVAIVAYPLTMYLAFGIGMKGYIGLVEGVPYSLFIAPGLITMTAVNAAYNESVWSLWFHRRVQFTVESYRVTPIGVWEIVVAKILSGFSHGLIKGLAVALVIFAITPFRFDPANLLAYLAFLLPGSALFSCAGVISGTVMDKPETIGKVEAVLVMPLIFMSGLFFPLSSYPERLIPWVRLFPTTALFEGARHALVGGDFSTVFALQVLAAALIAFVAAVVIFRNRMAE
- a CDS encoding ABC transporter ATP-binding protein; the protein is MTIALRTHGLTKSYGRLTALDSFDLQVEQGTIFGLLGPNGAGKTTLIRILTTLMGQSSGEAFVQGMDTRSHGREIRALIGVVSQENSLDRYLTARENLELHARLHGMPASRFRPRIDELLELMGLTGRQGDFPDTFSGGMQRRLVVARALLNEPRLLFLDEPTTGLDPQSRRAVWEYVRSLAGSMTIFLTTHYLEETEHLCDRIAIMDHGRMIAQGTTSELKERLSGGTVYEIEFEEQAERHAQILGSMACVLEMVVTGRVVDVRLESWECLSELVSALRGAAVRRISLKERTLEDVFISLTGAGVRN